The nucleotide sequence ATGTGCCAACTCTGAAATGAGCCCCGGCTTCTAGGCAGTTACAGCCCCCCAGGAGAGCAGGGTCTGGGGGTCTCAGCGGCCCCGGAGCTAGTCCTAGACTTGTTCTCACTCTTGGTCCGGCCGGGTCTGTAGCGAACACTCTCTGGTTTCTCCTTTATTCCTCTTTTCTCCGGTCCGTAGCCATGGTACGTTCCTGCCCCGGCCAGCCCAACTCCATCCGACTTTGGGAACGCTGCGTGCATGGTGTCGCCTCTCCTTCCCCCTGGTGAGCTCGGCCAGCCTCCCCCGACACGGGCTGAGGAGTCAGGCCCGGCACACATGACTGCTCCTTGCCCTGCTCTCCCTCGCtagttctggaacagcccctgTCCTCCTTGCTGGGCGGCAGGAAGTTCGTGCCCTAGCGCCTGAGTGGGGGGagctccccctcctgcctgggtTTAAATCCCTCCTGATAAGCCCTGCCAGCATGGAGCAGGCGCTCTGCGCCCATCTGCTGACGCACAGCCTGGCAAATGCAGGCGTTCGCCTCACCCTGCCCGCCCCAGGccctcttctctctccactgtcgACTGGGTCATGGGCCCAGCAGGGCTCTGCCCTGGCCTTCCTCTCCCCCGTTCTCTCTTCAGGCCCCTGAATGCCTTTCAGTCTCTTCACTCTTGTGCCCACTCTCTGCAGGGAGCCTGCTGCTCTTACGATGCCCGTCTGTGCCCTGGGGCCGGGCGCCAGCGGAATGTCCCCTGATCTGTACCTGGTTCGCAGATGCCTCCGGCCGGCTTCCCCACTGGGAGCTGACAGCTGGGGGCAGCCGGGTGGCATGGGGCCAGCCAGGCTGGGAGAAGAGCTGGGAGCGGGCGGCTCAGGCCCACCCTCCGGGCTAGTCACGCTAGTGATTCATCTCCTTGCCCCTAGGACCAACCAGCAGCTGCAGCTCAAAGCCATGGCACTGCTCATCGCCCTGCTGCTGAATGCCAACGACACAGAGAGGAGGGTAAGGTCCCCTGGCCTGCTCCCGCGGCCCTCCGAGCTGGCCATGCCCCTGGGGtcactgtggggctgggggcgaggAGGGAATGCAGTCTGTTCGCCCAGAGTGTGGGCTGTGAGCCCTCTGAGAAGggctgtttgggggtggggggggccactAAAtgtgctgtgggaggggaggacgGGGGCTGCCTGTCCGTGTTGGAAAAGACAGTGGTCAGGTcaggggggccgggccgggccggctgCCTGCCTGGGCTGCGCGTGGCACCCCCTGGTGGTGAGCGGGGCAGCCAGGGGTGTTGCACTGCTGGGTTCCCTTAGCTGCCTCACGAGGCGCTTTGCCTAGAAATGTCCCCATGCTGCTAGCACCGGCTCGGCTCCCTGAAGGGGGcaccgctggagccctgggggagaggaggggccaGCGTTTTAACTACCGTGTCGTCTGACCCCCCTTGGGCAGGTCAGGAAGACGCAGGGCCTGACAGCAGTAGCTGGTGCCTGTCTGGGCTAGGGCTCCGGCGGGCAGAGCTCCACGGATGATTGCAGCCCGGGGCGCTGGCTGCTTGTCTGGAGCATCCTGCTGAGTCTGCGCTGTGCTCCCAGCACCGCGGCCCTGCTCCCCCAGGCTGAGGAGAGGCGTGTGGCCGAGGGGACAGaccagggcagggcagctggaCATGAGCCTGTACTTTGCCTGTCCCACCTCCACCCTTCCATTGCCCTGCGCGGCACCGAGAATGCGGCAGGGCCTAACTAGCCAGCTGCTTTATCGCCCTCTGTGCCCCACGCAGGCCGCACCCGCAGGGTCCGGCCTGGGCCGCGAGCCCTGTGCCCACCCCTCGGCTCCCTGCTCCGCCGGGTGCTGATCCGCACGGGCCCGCGGATggcggcggggctgggctgggaggagcgTGTCTCACCGGCTCTCTCCCTTCCTAGGACATGATGGGCTATCTGGGCCAGAGGAACATCCGGCAGTTCATTCACAAGGTGGGAATGCAGAGAGCTCCTGGCCTCGCGCCCCGCCCCTACGGTCTGTgcatcctccctgccccctggctgccggcccctggGCCAGGTGTCTGTGCGCCCAGAGCCCCCGCCTGTAGCGTTTGTCACCCACCCCCCCGCTTTGTGCCAGCCTCCTGCCAATGCTGCTgtgccctccctctccccgcccTGGCAGCTGGGAACCTGCAGCCGCCTCTGTCTAGTGCTGGCCCCAGGACCCCTGCGCCCCGCAGCTCTTGCCCCGGGAGCGGGTCACGGAAAGCTGGGGTCCAGGCTGGGGTCAGTGACGGCCTTTGTTTGGGGCTCCTGTAGAACATTATCCACGCCTCGGAGCCGATGGGGGATGAGATGGCCCATTATCTCTACGTGCTGCAGTCCATCACCCTCAACCTGCTGGAGTGGAAGATGCGGACCCCCATGGACCCTTATTCGCAGGTCTGACGGGCTCTTCTCCCCCTGTGGGCCTGTCGGGTGGGCACTCTCCTCCTCAGGACTCCTCCGCAAAGTGTCCCTCTCCCACCTTTCTGCCCCtgccacttctcccccctccttccccactccccagagAGCTGAGCCCCCAAATTGGACCACTCCTCTTTGCTTCCAGTCCTACTGAGAGTTGGCTGGCGGGGATGGAgctactgccccctgctggtggagGGAGGCATGGCTGTGCTGTGTCAGGTGTGCCCAGGTCGCGTAGGGCTGCGtttctgagtgctcagcacccatggcTGGAACTGGCCTTTCCAAGGGTTCAGCTGCCAGGGTTGGGAaactcatctcagaaaagatcaTTACAGCTGGAAAggaacagagaagagcaacagaaatgatgtgggggatggaacagcttccgtacgaGGAGAGAGGAATGTGGCTGGGACTGTTCGGTTTAGAAGAGAGACGACTCGGGGGGGATAGGATggaggtctctaaaatcatgactggtgtggagacagtgaatagggatgtgtcatttaccccttcacacaacacaagaaccaggggtcacccaatgaaattaacaggcagcaggtttaaaacaaacaaaaggaagtactacttcacacaatgcgcagtcaacctgtggaactccttgccaggggatgttgtaaagtccaaaagtataactgggttcataGAAGAACTAGCTAAGGATGAGTGGGGTGTCCCTAAgactgactgccagatgctgggactggatgacgagatgtcacttgatcattacctgttctgttcattcccttggaagcacctggcactggccactgtcggaagacaggatactgggctagatggaccattcgtctgacccagtgtggccgttcttgtgttcttataccTCTGAGCCAGGCGGCCTCCCCCGTCCATGGGTTTGTTCAGCTGggcctccccccactctcctgtgtTGGGACCCCGCAAAGCTCTGGAGTTTTTGTTTGCTCGCTGGGGGGACTGTGGTCCTGGGGGCGCTAGACGGGGTGGCCTGGTGGGGCCCATTCCTTTCCCAGCAGGGTCTGAGCTTTGCCTGTGGGATGGAGCTCGGGGCGGCAGCCCTGCCTTGGCCTTGCTAGGGTTGGATCGAGGCatcagccaggccctgctctctccgcAGGAACAACGGGAGCGTCTCCAGTCCCTGCGTCAGAGCGCCTTCGAGTTGGAGAACGAGCCTTCTGCCGGCACCTTCAGCACGGACCACCGGCGCTCTCTGTGCGTCAAGGAGTTCCGCAAGCTGGGCTTCCAGGTGAGTCGCCGCCCAGACCTTCCCCTGGCCAGCAGACCCGGCCCGCTCCGAACCGCCCTCCCCTCGCTCGCTCTGCCTGGAGAGCTGCAGGGGCCATTTCCACCTCGGCGGTCAGGAGCTAAGAGTTGGCCTGCGAAGGCAGGAGCCGTGCGGAAGCGTGGCACGCACTGTTTCTCCCCCGGCAGCCCCCGCTCCCCCGCGTCTCTTGCCTTCGCAAGAGAGCCGCGACCAGCAGTTGGCTTCTGTCGGTGTCGGTCAGTTCGGGTTTGGGATTGCGGACGCACGGTTTGCACCAGGGTGTGCTGGCCCCTTAAGGGAAGgccttgccccctcccaccctgtttTGGCCCTTCGGGGAGAGGCGTTGTGCGGGTGGGGGCTGTGGGCAGgaagcagtgcatgctgggaaagggAGGGGTTTAAAAACTCCTGCTCTGGGTGAGAAGGAGCCTAGAGAGACCTGCAGCAGTGTGTCCTCCCAGGGCCCTTGCCCTTGGTTACAGGGTCTGACCCATCCCCTCTAGAGGGCAGCTCAGTGCCCACCCCTCGAGCGTGGGCTTTGGGCCTGGACCAGGCAGTGGCATGACTGTCCTCTCCAGACTCAGctgtccctgctccccagggctACATCCTACTTTGTCCCGtctgcctccctgccccttccacgGGACACTTCAGCAGTGCCCTcccagctctgttcctggctctgtccccaCTGCTGGCCCTGGGTCAGACCCCAGTCACTGGAGAGCCCCCCGGCCAGGGGAGAACCCCTACCTGGACCTTGGCCTTGCACCATGTGAGACTGCAGGATCCTCTACGTCAGCCAAGAGGTGGCTGGAGGACTGGGGTTCTGGGGCCAGCCAGGAGAACGTACAAATGGCAGCTCTTTCCCATGTCTGATAGCCTTGCTTCTGTGTGCTACATGTATCCGGTCGATCCCGTCTGAGCTCAGCATGCCCCGTTAGGGGCCTTCAGTACGCGCCGCTGGCTTGGGGAGCCTGTGTCCTGGCCCAGGCTGTGCATCCCCACGAAGAGATGCGGAAATCTCATTCGGTTCTCACTGGGCCGCCCGGCCTCATCTCAGCCCCTTGTTCCCCAAGGCGCTGGTAATCCTGGCGTTAACACAGCGAGGTCTCTGGAGCCGTAGTGAGCCCGTGGGACAGTGACCGATATGTACCAACTGTTCGTATCGGCATCCTAAACGGCAGCCCTCTCCTTGCACTGGGGGCTCTGCCATTACGGTCGGTCACAAAACCTGCATCCTCTTGTGTCCTCCCAGAACTACAGTAACCCTGCCGAGGACCTGCAGCACGCGCCCCCGGGACTGCTGGCCCTGGACAACATGGTCTACTTCTCCAGATGCTGCCCGAGTGCCTATAGCAGAGTGAGTGTATGTTACCGGCTCGTGAGCTGTACCCCATGCACAGCCCTGGGAGGTTTCTCCCCGCTCTCCGGGTTTGTTTACATGTGGACCtaccttaatctgaattaactttcctgtgtagacgACCCTTTATTTCTCGTAGCTGGAGAGCCCCTAGCGGTAGGTCTGCCTGGGCCTTCCCATCCTAAGGCCAGTTTGTCAGTTATTCGTAACCTCCTCAGCTGTTCAGCCAACGTGCTCACTGCTCTTTGCCTCTGGCTGAGGCTGATGGGTTTGGGAGTGTTGAGCCAGGCTGTTCTGACGGGCAAGGAAAGCCGTAACTACGCTCTGGGTACAGATGTTGGCGGTGGTTTTGGCCCGCTCTCATGCTGAAGCAGGCGGGCTGGgcagctgaaatttcccatggccCTTGGGGAACCAGAAGTGCTTTCAGTGCTGCTAAAAACCATCTCTGGTTTGGCTGAGAGAGAATAACGCAAATATCCTCTTTGCACATGGGGAGTGAGAGAGCTCAGGAGCCGGGACCCAGCAGGACGCAGGGCGGGAAACGCGGGCAAATTCCCTGAAGCAAAGCGCTGGGTTCTCTGGTTTGTGCTGCACCAGGGGTCAGACTGGATGAGAACAAGGATCCTTTCTGTGCGTCTATGAAAAACCTACAAATAAGTGCAGCTCAGATTCTGGTAGCAGCATGCCACCCCCCCGAAGtgctgagcagggcagggctcagCACAGTCCCGTCGCTGGGGACTGTGGCGTAGGATGGATGGTACCGTAGTGCCCTGGTTCTGGAGCTGGCCGAGATGCCAGTAAAGACATTGTGCCCTTGCCCTGGTCTGCCTGTCTCTTCTCCGGGCGTCTCCGGCAGCATCTCCTTTCAGTTCCGAGGGAGCCTGGCTGCTTCGGGGCATGACGCTTCCTCGTAGATTTCTCACTGCCACTGAATTCTAACCCGCCCGCCCTGGGGGGCCGGGATCCCTTTGCTGGGGAACCCGGACCCCGAGCTTCCTGACCACTGTGCAGCTGGTGGGAGCCTTTGGGCTTGGAGGGGGTACACTGACCCTACCCATCCCTGCCCTCGCTAGCCCGCCGTGCCGCCCCCGCCTGGGAGAGCTCTTTGGCGGCTCTGCCTGCCCGGGGGCGTGTGCACTCGGGGAGCTGTGACGGGGCCTGTGTCTCTCAGTTTGTCCTTGAGAACAGCAGCCGTGATGATAAACACGAGTGCCCGTTTGCCCGGAGCAGCATCCAGCTGACCCTGGCCCTCTGCGAGATCCTACATGTCGGGGAACCATGTGAGTGCGCGGCCCCTTGCGTCTGCTAACGTAGCCCATCCAGAGCCCCACGACTCCCGGCTGGGTTAGGGGGTGGGCGCAGCCGAAACCAGTGGGCATCACGGATCCTGGCTGGGTTAGGGGGTGGGTGCAGTCAAAACCTTGTGGGTGTCCTGGCTCCTGGTGGGGGGGATGGGCGCAGCCATACCCTGCAGGCATCATGGCCCCCATTTCCGGGACCTCCTGGTTGTCAGGGTTTCCAAAAAAGCAGGGAAACCTGGTCCCATTTTGTCCTTCTTGCCTCAGGCTCGGAGACGGCCCAGGCCTTCTACCTCATGTTCTTTGGTCAGGACCACTTCTTCGAGGAGCTCTTCTGTATCTGCATCCAGCTGCAGAACAAGACCTGGAAGGAGATGCGCGCCACGCAGGAGGACTTCGACAAGGTGAGCCCCACGGGAGGACACCCAGAATGCTGCCATGTAGCGGGGTCTCCAGGGTCTCACAGGGCAGATGGGATCTGGACAGATCTGCACTGTGGAGCGGGATCCTGTGCTGATGCCCCAGGTGGTGCAGGGCGCTGTGGAGCGGGGTGACGGTGGCGTGTGCCCTGCAAGGGGCGTGGAGGGCTGTGGAGCGGGGTCCCGTGCTGGCCTGACGGTGGCGTGTGTCCTGCAAGGGGCGTGGGGGGCTGTGGAGCGGGGTCCCTTGCTGGCGTGACGGTGGCGTGTGCCCCGCAAGGGGTGAGGGGGGCTGTGGAGCGGGGTCCCGTGCTGGCCTGACGGTGGCGTGTGCCCCGCAAGGGGCGAGGGGGGCTGTGGAGCGGGGTCCCGTGCTGGCATGACGGTGCCGTGTGCCCCGCAAGGGGCGTGGGGGGCTGTGGAGCGGGGTCCCGTGCTGGCATGACGGTGCCATGTGCCCTGCGAGAGAGGCTGTGGAGCGGGCTCCCATGACGATGCCTTGTGCCTGCAGGTGCTGCAGGTGGTCCGGGAGCAGATCACTCGGACCCTGTCCCTCAAACCCACCTCCCTGGAGCTGTTCAAGACCAGAGTGAACGCGCTTAACTACAGCGAGATCCTGAGACTGCGGCAGACGGAGAGGATGCACCAGGAGGAGACGCTGGCCGTGCCTGTGCTgtgagtgggaggggggctggggcacaggcaAAGGGACCCCTGGCTCTGtgtcaggggctgcagggggagtccCCTACTCTGCGAGTTGGGGTCCGGGGTCCCCGGTCTGAGCATTAGGGGTGGGGGTCTGCAGTCCTTGCTTCGAgcgctgcagggagggggtggggtccctGTGCCAAGCGCTGGAGGGGAGCCCTGCATTCGGGGGGTACCTGCCCATGTCCCATCTCGCCCGCTCCCCAGGGAACTGCGAGAGAGGCTCAAGCCCGAGCTCCTGGAGCTGATCCGCCAGCAGCGGCTCCTGCGCCTCTGCGAG is from Caretta caretta isolate rCarCar2 chromosome 12, rCarCar1.hap1, whole genome shotgun sequence and encodes:
- the ELMO3 gene encoding engulfment and cell motility protein 3 isoform X3, with the translated sequence MELMEHDFVSWETLSRAFIRKIVKYVNTSGMDASVQQLSLSILENMVPSSRSLFELVKHEVTLDRLLTHLQVTNQQLQLKAMALLIALLLNANDTERRDMMGYLGQRNIRQFIHKNIIHASEPMGDEMAHYLYVLQSITLNLLEWKMRTPMDPYSQEQRERLQSLRQSAFELENEPSAGTFSTDHRRSLCVKEFRKLGFQNYSNPAEDLQHAPPGLLALDNMVYFSRCCPSAYSRFVLENSSRDDKHECPFARSSIQLTLALCEILHVGEPCSETAQAFYLMFFGQDHFFEELFCICIQLQNKTWKEMRATQEDFDKVLQVVREQITRTLSLKPTSLELFKTRVNALNYSEILRLRQTERMHQEETLAVPVLELRERLKPELLELIRQQRLLRLCEGTLFRKISSRRRQDKLWFCRLSPNHKVLHYGDVEPGVQSPPIESLPEKIPVADIKELLVSRECPHMKEKGSGKHNKDVLDLAFSISYDVEEYYLNFIAPTRYEFCLWTDGLNVLLGREMTSERTQSELDILLSMELKLRLLDLENIPIPDAPPPVPKPPSNLNFCYDFSPMEQ
- the ELMO3 gene encoding engulfment and cell motility protein 3 isoform X4 codes for the protein MVRSCPGQPNSIRLWERCVHGVASPSPWTNQQLQLKAMALLIALLLNANDTERRDMMGYLGQRNIRQFIHKNIIHASEPMGDEMAHYLYVLQSITLNLLEWKMRTPMDPYSQEQRERLQSLRQSAFELENEPSAGTFSTDHRRSLCVKEFRKLGFQNYSNPAEDLQHAPPGLLALDNMVYFSRCCPSAYSRFVLENSSRDDKHECPFARSSIQLTLALCEILHVGEPCSETAQAFYLMFFGQDHFFEELFCICIQLQNKTWKEMRATQEDFDKVLQVVREQITRTLSLKPTSLELFKTRVNALNYSEILRLRQTERMHQEETLAVPVLELRERLKPELLELIRQQRLLRLCEGTLFRKISSRRRQDKLWFCRLSPNHKVLHYGDVEPGVQSPPIESLPEKIPVADIKELLVSRECPHMKEKGSGKHNKDVLDLAFSISYDVEEYYLNFIAPTRYEFCLWTDGLNVLLGREMTSERTQSELDILLSMELKLRLLDLENIPIPDAPPPVPKPPSNLNFCYDFSPMEQ